A single window of Methanothermobacter marburgensis str. Marburg DNA harbors:
- the hjc gene encoding Holliday junction resolvase Hjc: MVRDGSRGERDLVKLLWEKDFAAMRAPASGGATKKPLPDIIAGNGEIYLAIEVKMTSGERIYIDSGKIKGLLEFSEMFGAEPYIGVKFRYRDWIFLSPADLEMTPSENYRLDLDIALERGRDIHEITGRERQTRLR; encoded by the coding sequence ATGGTTAGGGATGGATCGCGGGGAGAGAGGGACCTTGTAAAACTCCTCTGGGAAAAGGATTTTGCTGCCATGAGAGCACCGGCCTCTGGTGGGGCCACAAAAAAGCCCCTCCCTGACATCATTGCAGGGAACGGAGAGATATACCTTGCAATCGAGGTTAAGATGACATCCGGTGAGCGCATATACATTGACTCAGGGAAGATAAAGGGGCTTCTGGAGTTTTCAGAGATGTTCGGTGCAGAACCCTATATCGGGGTAAAATTCAGGTACAGGGACTGGATTTTCCTTTCACCGGCTGACCTTGAGATGACACCATCGGAAAATTACAGGCTTGACCTTGATATTGCCCTTGAGAGGGGCAGGGATATACATGAGATCACCGGCCGTGAAAGGCAGACCCGCCTCAGATGA